From a region of the Oncorhynchus tshawytscha isolate Ot180627B linkage group LG14, Otsh_v2.0, whole genome shotgun sequence genome:
- the ctsc gene encoding dipeptidyl peptidase 1 — protein sequence MKVSGVLLCVFLLWVEGSQADTPANCTYEDLLGSWVFQVSKGGQGKGINCSMMDTIDKSITVRLEKLSVAVDDLGNTGFFTLIYNQGFEVVLNDYKWFGFFKYSEQGSEVTSYCDQTLPGWVHDSLGNNWACFTAKRVVPTPPRSIDTHRYHPNDLFLQRSYKHNLDFIDSINVAQSSWKAMAYSEHETYTLQQLMHRAGGPASHIPRRVGPAPVTSTLAKMAAGLPERWDWRDVNGVNYLSPVRNQASCGSCYSFALMGMLEARVRLQTNNTETPIFSPQQVVSCSQYSQGCDGGFPYLIGKYVQDFGIVEESCYPYAGKDSPCDVPDGCLRHYTSDYSYVGGFYGGCSESAMMLELVKNGPMGVAFEVYPDFMHYKEGIYHHTGLHDSYNPFELTNHAVLLVGYGQCHVTGQKFWVVKNSWGTKWGEEGFFRVRRGSDECAIESIAVAAKPIPKL from the exons ATGAAGGTGAgcggtgtgttgttgtgtgtgttcctGCTCTGGGTGGAGGGCTCCCAGGCTGATACCCCGGCCAACTGCACATATGAAGACCTGTTGGGCTCCTGGGTGTTCCAAGTATCGAAGGGGGGACAAGGCAAAGGCATCAACTGCTCTATGATGG ACACCATTGATAAGTCGATAACGGTGCGCCTGGAGAAGCTGTCTGTGGCGGTGGACGACCTGGGGAACACGGGATTCTTCACCCTCATCTACAATCAGGGCTTTGAGGTTGTCCTCAACGACTACAAGTGGTTTGGCTTCTTCAAG tACTCTGAGCAGGGCTCTGAGGTGACCAGCTACTGTGACCAGACTCTGCCAGGCTGGGTCCATGATTCTCTGGGAAACAACTGGGCCTGCTTCACTGCCAAGAGGGTTGTCCCAACACCCCCTCGCTCCATAGACACACACCGCTACCATCCCAATGACCT gtTCCTCCAGAGGTCCTACAAACACAACCTGGACTTCATTGACTCCATCAACGTGGCCCAGAGCTCCTGGAAAGCCATGGCCTACAGCGAACATGAGACCTACACTCTGCAGCAGCTAATGCACAGAGCTGGGGGACCAGCTTCACACATCCCCAG ACGTGTTGGCCCCGCCCCTGTGACATCAACGCTAGCCAAGATGGCGGCCGGCCTCCCTGAGCGCTGGGACTGGAGAGATGTCAACGGAGTCAACTACCTCAGTCCTGTCCGCAACCAGG CTTCGTGTGGTAGCTGCTATTCCTTTGCCTTAATGGGAATGTTGGAGGCTCGTGTCCGGCTCCAAACCAACAACACCGAGACTCCCATCTTCAGCCCACAGCAGGTCGTGTCCTGCTCCCAGTACTCCCAAG gtTGTGACGGTGGTTTCCCCTACCTCATTGGGAAGTACGTCCAGGACTTTGGGATCGTGGAAGAGTCGTGTTATCCGTACGCTGGGAAAGATTCCCCGTGTGACGTTCCCGATGGCTGTCTCCGCCACTACACTTCGGACTACAGCTACGTCGGAGGGTTCTACGGAGGCTGCAGTGAGTCTGCCATGATGCTGGAACTGGTCAAGAACGGACCCATGGGGGTGGCCTTTgag GTGTATCCTGACTTCATGCACTACAAGGAGGGCATCTACCACCACACGGGCCTCCATGACTCCTACAACCCGTTTGAGCTGACCAACCACGCGGTGCTGCTGGTGGGCTACGGCCAATGTCACGTCACGGGTCAGAAGTTCTGGGTGGTGAAGAACAGCTGGGGGACGAAGTGGGGCGAGGAGGGCTTCTTCAGGGTCAGACGGGGGTCTGATGAATGCGCCATCGAGAGCATCGCTGTGGCAGCCAAGCCCATCCCTAAACTGTAG